The following proteins come from a genomic window of Bactrocera dorsalis isolate Fly_Bdor chromosome 6, ASM2337382v1, whole genome shotgun sequence:
- the LOC105226690 gene encoding uncharacterized protein LOC105226690 isoform X3: MRKRMILSSTVNVFESPCEHTTKNLELNDQTSSESKIAIDSATERSSGRREIEGSYARYNKSKNEVYQHCNFCLDNSRLQADSFPITRLKLPINHLINGTWQKSIQLEIATNSSHITQNLRCSPQHTEADVYSGIVEQVHHDNSFFIKSRLFLSDLQSLKFSNEFTSVYNETISTSWRYDYNSSINRLHAFDENSNANKQTCANDVSSGGFHQTCCVSLVSGKAEVRRGKTNEINNKDLRKIRTGVTGANGILNTNTIHYILLILLSLSQVRWTHALLLVESKYVSPTDDDYIADSSNYNPYMNSSIPSESSNRIRVKPGMVVGGVIGGISALGSSGYMDKMKMNNLERSVAAVLKKVAYGTTSTTKRSIPDKSFLPRLTTIATPLLTTLRIIFCRYAEKLSQQQQINHHHRNYELDLERDHALPTSAPNADILKSNSNPTYPNPNRHHNHERERHRHVMNSTPSPSIPIILKKNNGQLPSLPMYPGDMPSYSPPARSFFTPPLPPEYQNPFADKPTLRGTNNEGIIPNTGTYINRRPIPPPSLMPGHERIPFRPPDLAASTGNNSPDVSVDLVQTGNSSGTTIPLDTNADADRKKALNTPSRGSTVNSNANVDNINVGGVIHTMISDATKNVYDNSNSQELPLQNNNSERLHGNRQEVLPSIRRILSGANGKGDIPEVLLKQATSRPIVNYNQSPSSPDVFLDGSNVAQHLDSVEESGISTSSNINKSKNSPTLNRDTEIYDSPKVESSEHKYSLKTNAFNEKPYGGTIGSSNGNTNGSTSTPSTAAAIGGQLGMNTAAATSTTSTIISGTVGKYPTLSATIGSSKSASDPVSSSTAAAASPHSTWAIAWNIHVYFSVVLFTILAVYSLYKVLTYNKLTHLFSQTYFMCINLVLIVICSARVFYLCYDAYNIHATFNLFISELLLNLPATLLTISFSVLILYLFLKALNHKNNRYSALIRPLTVVVGCGVHVLLCITLHYVESYTLQNQQQQHLLYQQQQQQLHYRRQQQLLHQHHHQHQQQQFISAATANLLVSAAGFNSHSALFLQSAAAAPTSNTSIGNTSPPRVLSLICQIIYIFVCLFLGLLYLYLYRILKRILRSKSQNYIHGYQNLSYAIHITIATALLFVLLAALQIFGAISISTTRPLIQQLTAEIDWLQWGYQFSLRLIEIAIITLLSWVAGLKTSAGSSGVGVSVNAAANGDALYGVAGENGGGNVVFGSGTANHNREKHGHHHFHHNHSNMAGFFLPCTSSSSQEQIDTDYPAVCNANTNLHTYTMRTGKLIYDDSFALNSLSGNGQSQLNGVGNSASNRIVSEFQLQTQPTYQRPYDSGSINSVIADEYGTQSTLAGGGGGACGRYSHEVPQYTDYLTDVTTDHYENPNLDLHGSVSGSGFGVSSANPSGVQKFTKTSTTSTTASSSGGSGSSATSQQQMLLLQSDSCYSEPLQPAHTSSYEFNTFERSHLGTAGTGPSSDCWSDPHTGQPLSRIIDDYKCKREKKMHTTLDRDAYENPERRSSNSTHSCASSRYGGYNSFDRGLYNGIRKSGTLNNIVGNGNGGGHMSGIGIMHGRNSSSSSAASSNISAQRASGAQSTALSSEKHLQQRSGRGNIAGVVRDRNQDGENEQLFSRSSLDRSSTHPQHQHQHQNPDDAMLPVAAQYPFAVGIAK, from the exons ATGAGGAAAAGAATGATATTATCTTCGACTGTGAATGTGTTTGAGTCACCCTGCGAACATACGACTAAAAATCTTGAATTAAATGATCAAACAAGTTCAGAGTCTAAAATAGCTATTGACAGCGCCACTGAACGTAGCAGCGGACGACGAGAGATCGAAGGCAGCTATGCTCgctataataaaagtaaaaacgaaGTTTATCAACATTGCAATTTTTGCCTTGATAACTCAAGGCTTCAGGCTGACTCCTTCCCGATAACTCGATTAAAATTGCCCATAAATCATCTAATTAATGGGACATGGCAGAAATCAATTCAACTAGAAATTGCAACCAACAGCTCACATATAACACAAAATCTACGTTGCAGTCCACAACATACAGAAGCTGATGTTTATTCCGGTATCGTTGAGCAGGTACATCATGATAACAGTTTTTTTATCAAATCGAGACTATTTTTGTCAGATTTGCAAAGTTTGAAATTCTCAAATGAGTTTACTTCAGTATATAATGAAACAATAAGCACAAGTTGGAGATATGATTATAATAGCAGTATCAATAGGTTGCATGCATTTGACGAAAATTctaatgcaaacaaacaaacttgtGCCAATGATGTGTCTTCTGGTGGTTTTCATCAAACCTGTTGTGTTTCGTTAGTTTCTGGAAAAGCCGAAGTCAGGAGAGGTAAAACAAACGAAATTAACAATaaagatttaagaaaaataCGAACTGGTGTAACAGGTGCGAATGGAATACTTAACACCAATACTATTCATTATATACTGTTGATATTATTATCACTGTCACAAGTCCGTTGGACGCATGCTCTACTGTTAGTCGAATCGAAATATGTGAGCCCTACTGATGACGATTACATAGCTGATAGTAGCAATTATAATCCATATATGAACAGTAGCATTCCTAGCGAAAGCAGTAATCGGATTAGAGTAAAGCCTGGAATGGTCGTTGGAGGAGTTATTGGTGGTATTTCGGCATTGGGCTCCAGTGGTTATATggataaaatgaaaatgaacaaTTTGGAAAGGAGCGTTGCTGCAGTGTTAAAAAAAGTTGCCTACGGTACAACGTCAACTACAAAGCGCAGCATTCCTGACAAAAGTTTCTTGCCACGTTTAACAACGATTGCCACACCATTGCTGACGACGTTACG TATAATATTTTGCAGGTATGCCGAAAAATTATCGCAGCAACAGCAAATAAATCATCATCATAGAAACTATGAGTTGGATTTGGAACGTGATCATGCATTGCCCACTTCGGCGCCCAATGCGGACATATTGAAAAGTAACAGTAATCCAACTTATCCTAATCCGAATAGGCATCACAACCATGAACGCGAGCGCCATAGACATGTGATGAACTCTACACCTTCGCCTTCAA TACCGATCATCctaaagaaaaataatggtCAGTTACCCTCTTTACCAATGTATCCAGGCGATATGCCGTCATATTCTCCCCCAGCACGTTCATTTTTTACTCCGCCATTGCCACCAGAATATCAGAATCCTTTTGCTGATAAACCAACGCTACGTGGTACTAATAATGAAGGAATTATACCTAATACAGGGACATATATAAATAGACGTCCAATACCACCCCCAAGTTTAATGCCTGGTCATGAACGTATACCATTTCGTCCACCCGATTTAGCGGCATCTACTGGGAACAATTCACCGGACGTATCTGTGGATCTTGTGCAAACTGGTAACAGCAGTGGTACTACCATACCTCTTGACACGAATGCGGATGCAGATCGCAAGAAAGCACTGAATACGCCATCTCGTGGGAGCACTGTTAATAGTAATGCAAATGTTGACAATATTAATGTTGGCGGTGTAATACATACAATGATAAGTGATGCCACCAAAAACGTTTATGATAATTCTAATTCACAAGAGTTGCCATTGCAAAATAACAATTCCGAGCGACTACACGGTAACCGTCAAGAAGTTTTGCCAAGTATACGACGAATTTTAAGTGGTGCTAATGGTAAAGGTGATATACCAGAAGTACTATTAAAACAAGCCACATCTCGCCCGATTGTTAACTACAATCAATCGCCATCTTCACCGGATGTTTTTTTGGATGGTAGTAATGTAGCGCAACATCTTGATAGTGTTGAAGAAAGTGGAATATCGACTAGCTCAAACATCAACAAAAGCAAGAATAGTCCAACATTGAATAGAGATACGGAGATATATGATTCGCCAAAAGTGGAATCTAGCGAGCATAAATATTCTCTCAAAACCAACGCGTTCAATGAGAAGCCATATGGTGGGACCATTGGTAGTAGTAATGGCAATACAAATGGTAGCACTTCCACTCCTTCAACAGCGGCAGCTATTGGTGGACAACTTGGTATGAATACTGCAGCTGCCACTTCTACAACATCGACGATCATTAGCGGAACGGTTGGAAAGTATCCAACGTTGTCAGCAACAATTGGGAGCAGTAAAAGTGCCAGTGATCCGGTATCCTCGTCAACAGCGGCTGCTGCCTCACCACACTCCACGTGGGCGATCGCATGGAATATTCATGTCTATTTTTCCGTAGTACTATTCACCATTTTGGCAGTTTACTCCTTATACAAAGTGCTTACTTACAATAAGTTGACACATCTCTTTTCACAGACGTATTTTATGTGTATCAATCTGGTTTTGATAGTTATTTGTTCTGCTCGTGTTTTCTATCTATGCTATGACGCTTACAATATTCATGCTACGTTCAACTTATTCATTTCcgaattattgttaaatttacCTGCCACTTTACTGACCATTTCGTTTTCAGTTCTGATCTTGTATCTctttttgaaagctttgaaCCATAAAAATAACCGTTATTCTGCCCTTATACGGCCGCTTACGGTTGTGGTTGGTTGTGGCGTACATGTTCTACTCTGCATTACTCTACATTATGTAGAATCATATACACTGCAgaaccaacagcaacaacatttattatatcaacaacagcaacaacagctacaTTATAGACGGCAGCAACAACTTTTGCATCAACATCATCATCAACACCAGCAGCAACAATTTATTTCAGCAGCTACAGCAAATTTGTTGGTATCCGCAGCTGGGTTTAATAGCCATTCGGCTCTCTTTCTTCAATCAGCCGCAGCGGCACCTACTTCCAACACATCGATAGGCAACACATCACCGCCAAGAGTTCTTTCGCTCATatgtcaaattatatacatatttgtgtgtctGTTTCTTGGTCTGCTGTACCTCTATTTGTATCGTATTCTGAAGCGAATACTCCGTAGTAAATCTCAAAATTATATACATGGCTACCAGAATCTTTCTTATGCTATACATATCACCATAGCGACAGCTTTGCTATTTGTTTTGTTGGCTGCCTTACAAATATTTGGCGCCATTAGTATATCTACAACTCGACCATTAATACAGCAGTTAACAGCTGAGATCGATTGGTTGCAGTGGGGTTACCAGTTTTCCTTGCGGTTGATTGAAATTGCTATAATAACTTTACTTTCTTGGGTCGCCGGTTTGAAAACTAGTGCCGGCAGTAGTGGAGTCGGTGTAAGCGTTAATGCAGCGGCTAACGGGGATGCTCTCTATGGAGTAGCCGGAGAAAATGGTGGTGGTAATGTCGTTTTTGGAAGTGGAACAGCTAATCATAATCGCGAGAAACATGGACACCACCACTTCCACCACAATCATTCGAATATGGCAGGTTTTTTTCTGCCATGTACATCCAGCTCGAGTCAAGAGCAGATAGATACTGACTACCCAGCAGTTTGTAACGCAAATACAAATCTTCACACTTACACAATGCGTACAGGTAAATTGATATATGACGATAGCTTTGCGTTGAACTCTTTGTCAGGGAATGGGCAGTCCCAATTGAACGGTGTTGGTAATAGTGCTAGCAATCGAATTGTAAGTGAATTTCAGTTACAGACTCAACCGACATATCAGAGACCATATGACTCGGGGTCTATTAATAGCGTAATTGCCGACGAATATGGAACGCAGAGTACGTTAGCTGGTGGAGGTGGTGGTGCATGTGGGCGTTATAGCCATGAGGTGCCACAGTATACTGATTATTTGACGGATGTCACTACTGATCATTATGAAAACCCAAACCTTGATTTGCATGGTTCTGTAAGCGGTTCAGGATTTGGAGTATCTTCAGCAAACCCTAGTGGAGtacaaaaatttaccaaaacttCAACCACTTCCACAACAGCAAGTAGTAGCGGAGGTTCAGGCTCTTCCGCAACCTCGCAGCAGCAAATGTTGCTTCTGCAGAGTGATAGTTGCTATTCGGAACCTTTACAACCTGCTCACACATCCAGTTACGAATTCAATACTTTCGAAAGATCACATTTGGGAACAGCCGGCACTGGACCATCTTCAGATTGTTGGTCCGATCCCCACACAGGTCAACCACTATCACGTATTATCGATGATTATAAATGTAAACGTGAAAAGAAAATGCATACTACTTTAGATCGTGATGCTTATGAAAACCCTGAGCGGCGTAGTTCAAACTCCACACATTCTTGTGCCTCTAGCCGCTATGGTGGTTACAACTCTTTTGATCGTGGCTTATACAACGGTATTCGCAAAAGTGGTACGCTGAACAATATTGTTGGTAATGGGAATGGAGGTGGTCATATGTCTGGGATAGGTATTATGCATGGTCGAAATTCCTCCTCTTCATCAGCGGCGTCTTCGAATATATCAGCTCAGCGTGCATCAGGGGCACAATCGACAGCTCTGTCATCTGAAAAACATCTTCAGCAGCGCAGTGGTCGAGGCAATATTGCAGGTGTGGTACGTGATCGTAATCAAGATGGCGAAAACGAACAGTTATTTAGTCGTTCGTCTCTAGATCGTAGCAGCACTCACCCGCAACACCAACATCAGCATCAAAATCCTGATGATGCAATGTTACCAG TAGCAGCACAATATCCTTTTGCGGTGGGCATAGCCAAATGA
- the LOC105226690 gene encoding uncharacterized protein LOC105226690 isoform X2 yields MRKRMILSSTVNVFESPCEHTTKNLELNDQTSSESKIAIDSATERSSGRREIEGSYARYNKSKNEVYQHCNFCLDNSRLQADSFPITRLKLPINHLINGTWQKSIQLEIATNSSHITQNLRCSPQHTEADVYSGIVEQVHHDNSFFIKSRLFLSDLQSLKFSNEFTSVYNETISTSWRYDYNSSINRLHAFDENSNANKQTCANDVSSGGFHQTCCVSLVSGKAEVRRGKTNEINNKDLRKIRTGVTGANGILNTNTIHYILLILLSLSQVRWTHALLLVESKYVSPTDDDYIADSSNYNPYMNSSIPSESSNRIRVKPGMVVGGVIGGISALGSSGYMDKMKMNNLERSVAAVLKKVAYGTTSTTKRSIPDKSFLPRLTTIATPLLTTLRYAEKLSQQQQINHHHRNYELDLERDHALPTSAPNADILKSNSNPTYPNPNRHHNHERERHRHVMNSTPSPSIPIILKKNNGQLPSLPMYPGDMPSYSPPARSFFTPPLPPEYQNPFADKPTLRGTNNEGIIPNTGTYINRRPIPPPSLMPGHERIPFRPPDLAASTGNNSPDVSVDLVQTGNSSGTTIPLDTNADADRKKALNTPSRGSTVNSNANVDNINVGGVIHTMISDATKNVYDNSNSQELPLQNNNSERLHGNRQEVLPSIRRILSGANGKGDIPEVLLKQATSRPIVNYNQSPSSPDVFLDGSNVAQHLDSVEESGISTSSNINKSKNSPTLNRDTEIYDSPKVESSEHKYSLKTNAFNEKPYGGTIGSSNGNTNGSTSTPSTAAAIGGQLGMNTAAATSTTSTIISGTVGKYPTLSATIGSSKSASDPVSSSTAAAASPHSTWAIAWNIHVYFSVVLFTILAVYSLYKVLTYNKLTHLFSQTYFMCINLVLIVICSARVFYLCYDAYNIHATFNLFISELLLNLPATLLTISFSVLILYLFLKALNHKNNRYSALIRPLTVVVGCGVHVLLCITLHYVESYTLQNQQQQHLLYQQQQQQLHYRRQQQLLHQHHHQHQQQQFISAATANLLVSAAGFNSHSALFLQSAAAAPTSNTSIGNTSPPRVLSLICQIIYIFVCLFLGLLYLYLYRILKRILRSKSQNYIHGYQNLSYAIHITIATALLFVLLAALQIFGAISISTTRPLIQQLTAEIDWLQWGYQFSLRLIEIAIITLLSWVAGLKTSAGSSGVGVSVNAAANGDALYGVAGENGGGNVVFGSGTANHNREKHGHHHFHHNHSNMAGFFLPCTSSSSQEQIDTDYPAVCNANTNLHTYTMRTGKLIYDDSFALNSLSGNGQSQLNGVGNSASNRIVSEFQLQTQPTYQRPYDSGSINSVIADEYGTQSTLAGGGGGACGRYSHEVPQYTDYLTDVTTDHYENPNLDLHGSVSGSGFGVSSANPSGVQKFTKTSTTSTTASSSGGSGSSATSQQQMLLLQSDSCYSEPLQPAHTSSYEFNTFERSHLGTAGTGPSSDCWSDPHTGQPLSRIIDDYKCKREKKMHTTLDRDAYENPERRSSNSTHSCASSRYGGYNSFDRGLYNGIRKSGTLNNIVGNGNGGGHMSGIGIMHGRNSSSSSAASSNISAQRASGAQSTALSSEKHLQQRSGRGNIAGVVRDRNQDGENEQLFSRSSLDRSSTHPQHQHQHQNPDDAMLPGSNVERSNLINNVDGSCITNSSSTISFCGGHSQMNDTNVGNSKASNLSFAQSNLKNNTHSNSFMLQKSYHNHQQQLPVVVNTTKQQKRQEISLTTVNSNLSSSESGAHNSGTSNTSVTSSTASDSSSSRSKDSAMLVAERGFVRFRAIDDINNAQGVGIHNASVRN; encoded by the exons ATGAGGAAAAGAATGATATTATCTTCGACTGTGAATGTGTTTGAGTCACCCTGCGAACATACGACTAAAAATCTTGAATTAAATGATCAAACAAGTTCAGAGTCTAAAATAGCTATTGACAGCGCCACTGAACGTAGCAGCGGACGACGAGAGATCGAAGGCAGCTATGCTCgctataataaaagtaaaaacgaaGTTTATCAACATTGCAATTTTTGCCTTGATAACTCAAGGCTTCAGGCTGACTCCTTCCCGATAACTCGATTAAAATTGCCCATAAATCATCTAATTAATGGGACATGGCAGAAATCAATTCAACTAGAAATTGCAACCAACAGCTCACATATAACACAAAATCTACGTTGCAGTCCACAACATACAGAAGCTGATGTTTATTCCGGTATCGTTGAGCAGGTACATCATGATAACAGTTTTTTTATCAAATCGAGACTATTTTTGTCAGATTTGCAAAGTTTGAAATTCTCAAATGAGTTTACTTCAGTATATAATGAAACAATAAGCACAAGTTGGAGATATGATTATAATAGCAGTATCAATAGGTTGCATGCATTTGACGAAAATTctaatgcaaacaaacaaacttgtGCCAATGATGTGTCTTCTGGTGGTTTTCATCAAACCTGTTGTGTTTCGTTAGTTTCTGGAAAAGCCGAAGTCAGGAGAGGTAAAACAAACGAAATTAACAATaaagatttaagaaaaataCGAACTGGTGTAACAGGTGCGAATGGAATACTTAACACCAATACTATTCATTATATACTGTTGATATTATTATCACTGTCACAAGTCCGTTGGACGCATGCTCTACTGTTAGTCGAATCGAAATATGTGAGCCCTACTGATGACGATTACATAGCTGATAGTAGCAATTATAATCCATATATGAACAGTAGCATTCCTAGCGAAAGCAGTAATCGGATTAGAGTAAAGCCTGGAATGGTCGTTGGAGGAGTTATTGGTGGTATTTCGGCATTGGGCTCCAGTGGTTATATggataaaatgaaaatgaacaaTTTGGAAAGGAGCGTTGCTGCAGTGTTAAAAAAAGTTGCCTACGGTACAACGTCAACTACAAAGCGCAGCATTCCTGACAAAAGTTTCTTGCCACGTTTAACAACGATTGCCACACCATTGCTGACGACGTTACG GTATGCCGAAAAATTATCGCAGCAACAGCAAATAAATCATCATCATAGAAACTATGAGTTGGATTTGGAACGTGATCATGCATTGCCCACTTCGGCGCCCAATGCGGACATATTGAAAAGTAACAGTAATCCAACTTATCCTAATCCGAATAGGCATCACAACCATGAACGCGAGCGCCATAGACATGTGATGAACTCTACACCTTCGCCTTCAA TACCGATCATCctaaagaaaaataatggtCAGTTACCCTCTTTACCAATGTATCCAGGCGATATGCCGTCATATTCTCCCCCAGCACGTTCATTTTTTACTCCGCCATTGCCACCAGAATATCAGAATCCTTTTGCTGATAAACCAACGCTACGTGGTACTAATAATGAAGGAATTATACCTAATACAGGGACATATATAAATAGACGTCCAATACCACCCCCAAGTTTAATGCCTGGTCATGAACGTATACCATTTCGTCCACCCGATTTAGCGGCATCTACTGGGAACAATTCACCGGACGTATCTGTGGATCTTGTGCAAACTGGTAACAGCAGTGGTACTACCATACCTCTTGACACGAATGCGGATGCAGATCGCAAGAAAGCACTGAATACGCCATCTCGTGGGAGCACTGTTAATAGTAATGCAAATGTTGACAATATTAATGTTGGCGGTGTAATACATACAATGATAAGTGATGCCACCAAAAACGTTTATGATAATTCTAATTCACAAGAGTTGCCATTGCAAAATAACAATTCCGAGCGACTACACGGTAACCGTCAAGAAGTTTTGCCAAGTATACGACGAATTTTAAGTGGTGCTAATGGTAAAGGTGATATACCAGAAGTACTATTAAAACAAGCCACATCTCGCCCGATTGTTAACTACAATCAATCGCCATCTTCACCGGATGTTTTTTTGGATGGTAGTAATGTAGCGCAACATCTTGATAGTGTTGAAGAAAGTGGAATATCGACTAGCTCAAACATCAACAAAAGCAAGAATAGTCCAACATTGAATAGAGATACGGAGATATATGATTCGCCAAAAGTGGAATCTAGCGAGCATAAATATTCTCTCAAAACCAACGCGTTCAATGAGAAGCCATATGGTGGGACCATTGGTAGTAGTAATGGCAATACAAATGGTAGCACTTCCACTCCTTCAACAGCGGCAGCTATTGGTGGACAACTTGGTATGAATACTGCAGCTGCCACTTCTACAACATCGACGATCATTAGCGGAACGGTTGGAAAGTATCCAACGTTGTCAGCAACAATTGGGAGCAGTAAAAGTGCCAGTGATCCGGTATCCTCGTCAACAGCGGCTGCTGCCTCACCACACTCCACGTGGGCGATCGCATGGAATATTCATGTCTATTTTTCCGTAGTACTATTCACCATTTTGGCAGTTTACTCCTTATACAAAGTGCTTACTTACAATAAGTTGACACATCTCTTTTCACAGACGTATTTTATGTGTATCAATCTGGTTTTGATAGTTATTTGTTCTGCTCGTGTTTTCTATCTATGCTATGACGCTTACAATATTCATGCTACGTTCAACTTATTCATTTCcgaattattgttaaatttacCTGCCACTTTACTGACCATTTCGTTTTCAGTTCTGATCTTGTATCTctttttgaaagctttgaaCCATAAAAATAACCGTTATTCTGCCCTTATACGGCCGCTTACGGTTGTGGTTGGTTGTGGCGTACATGTTCTACTCTGCATTACTCTACATTATGTAGAATCATATACACTGCAgaaccaacagcaacaacatttattatatcaacaacagcaacaacagctacaTTATAGACGGCAGCAACAACTTTTGCATCAACATCATCATCAACACCAGCAGCAACAATTTATTTCAGCAGCTACAGCAAATTTGTTGGTATCCGCAGCTGGGTTTAATAGCCATTCGGCTCTCTTTCTTCAATCAGCCGCAGCGGCACCTACTTCCAACACATCGATAGGCAACACATCACCGCCAAGAGTTCTTTCGCTCATatgtcaaattatatacatatttgtgtgtctGTTTCTTGGTCTGCTGTACCTCTATTTGTATCGTATTCTGAAGCGAATACTCCGTAGTAAATCTCAAAATTATATACATGGCTACCAGAATCTTTCTTATGCTATACATATCACCATAGCGACAGCTTTGCTATTTGTTTTGTTGGCTGCCTTACAAATATTTGGCGCCATTAGTATATCTACAACTCGACCATTAATACAGCAGTTAACAGCTGAGATCGATTGGTTGCAGTGGGGTTACCAGTTTTCCTTGCGGTTGATTGAAATTGCTATAATAACTTTACTTTCTTGGGTCGCCGGTTTGAAAACTAGTGCCGGCAGTAGTGGAGTCGGTGTAAGCGTTAATGCAGCGGCTAACGGGGATGCTCTCTATGGAGTAGCCGGAGAAAATGGTGGTGGTAATGTCGTTTTTGGAAGTGGAACAGCTAATCATAATCGCGAGAAACATGGACACCACCACTTCCACCACAATCATTCGAATATGGCAGGTTTTTTTCTGCCATGTACATCCAGCTCGAGTCAAGAGCAGATAGATACTGACTACCCAGCAGTTTGTAACGCAAATACAAATCTTCACACTTACACAATGCGTACAGGTAAATTGATATATGACGATAGCTTTGCGTTGAACTCTTTGTCAGGGAATGGGCAGTCCCAATTGAACGGTGTTGGTAATAGTGCTAGCAATCGAATTGTAAGTGAATTTCAGTTACAGACTCAACCGACATATCAGAGACCATATGACTCGGGGTCTATTAATAGCGTAATTGCCGACGAATATGGAACGCAGAGTACGTTAGCTGGTGGAGGTGGTGGTGCATGTGGGCGTTATAGCCATGAGGTGCCACAGTATACTGATTATTTGACGGATGTCACTACTGATCATTATGAAAACCCAAACCTTGATTTGCATGGTTCTGTAAGCGGTTCAGGATTTGGAGTATCTTCAGCAAACCCTAGTGGAGtacaaaaatttaccaaaacttCAACCACTTCCACAACAGCAAGTAGTAGCGGAGGTTCAGGCTCTTCCGCAACCTCGCAGCAGCAAATGTTGCTTCTGCAGAGTGATAGTTGCTATTCGGAACCTTTACAACCTGCTCACACATCCAGTTACGAATTCAATACTTTCGAAAGATCACATTTGGGAACAGCCGGCACTGGACCATCTTCAGATTGTTGGTCCGATCCCCACACAGGTCAACCACTATCACGTATTATCGATGATTATAAATGTAAACGTGAAAAGAAAATGCATACTACTTTAGATCGTGATGCTTATGAAAACCCTGAGCGGCGTAGTTCAAACTCCACACATTCTTGTGCCTCTAGCCGCTATGGTGGTTACAACTCTTTTGATCGTGGCTTATACAACGGTATTCGCAAAAGTGGTACGCTGAACAATATTGTTGGTAATGGGAATGGAGGTGGTCATATGTCTGGGATAGGTATTATGCATGGTCGAAATTCCTCCTCTTCATCAGCGGCGTCTTCGAATATATCAGCTCAGCGTGCATCAGGGGCACAATCGACAGCTCTGTCATCTGAAAAACATCTTCAGCAGCGCAGTGGTCGAGGCAATATTGCAGGTGTGGTACGTGATCGTAATCAAGATGGCGAAAACGAACAGTTATTTAGTCGTTCGTCTCTAGATCGTAGCAGCACTCACCCGCAACACCAACATCAGCATCAAAATCCTGATGATGCAATGTTACCAGGTAGTAATGTAGAGCGCTCTAATTTAATCAATAATGTAGATGGTTCTTGTATTACAAATAGTAGCAGCACAATATCCTTTTGCGGTGGGCATAGCCAAATGAATGATACCAATGTAGGAAATAGTAAAGCAAGTAACCTATCATTCGCCCAAAGTAATCTGAAAAATAACACACATTCCAACTCATTCATGTTACAAAAAAGCTATCACAACCATCAGCAACAACTTCCTGTTGTAGTAAACACCACGAAGCAACAGAAGAGACAGGAAATTTCACTAACCACTGTAAATTCTAATTTGAGTTCATCTGAGTCAGGTGCACATAATTCTGGCACATCCAATACATCCGTCACATCGTCGACTGCCTCCGATAGCTCAAGTAGCCGCAGTAAGGATTCGGCTATGCTTGTTGCTGAACGCGGATTCGTACGCTTTCGTGCTATTGACGACATAAACAATGCACAAGGCGTAGGTATACATAATGCATCAGTACGCAATTAA